One part of the Treponema sp. OMZ 787 genome encodes these proteins:
- the rpmD gene encoding 50S ribosomal protein L30, translated as MAKRISVKLVKSTIGQKQPVCSTIRSLGLKKLNSTVEHDANPAVLGMVKRVAHLVEVKELN; from the coding sequence ATGGCAAAGAGAATTAGTGTAAAATTAGTAAAAAGTACAATCGGTCAAAAGCAGCCGGTTTGTTCGACTATCCGCTCTTTGGGATTAAAAAAGCTTAATTCCACAGTTGAGCATGATGCAAATCCTGCCGTTTTAGGTATGGTAAAACGCGTTGCTCACTTGGTTGAAGTTAAGGAGTTAAACTAA